AGCGCTGTTGGGGAAGGAGGAAGTGGCGAGGATCGCGCGCTCCGTCATCAACGTTTGACGGCACCTTTTGTGCGACTTTTATTAGAGAGTCCCGCGAGACGACACGCGCCGGAAGGGGGCCGGATTAAAGAAGTATGGAGCGCGCCTGGGCGGGGGGCTGCCATTGTTATCTCGGGAGGAAATCCTCGAGGTCCTCTCGGAGTACGATCTTAAGGATCTGTCCATAGCTACGCTCGGAAGCCATACCGCACTCCACATTCTAAAGGGCGCCAAAGAAGAAGGGTTGCGCTCCGTGGTAGTCTGCGAAGAAGGCCGCACAACACCTTATGAGCGACTCGGGGTCGCCGATGAGATCATCGTGGTGGAGAGCTTCCAAGACATGCTCGACGAGGAAGTTCAAGAGCGTCTTCGGGAGTTGAACGCTATCGTCGTGCCGCACGGGTCCTTCGTCGCTTACGTCGGCCTGGACGGGATAGAAAACGAGTTTTGCGTACCAATGTTCGGAAACAGACGGTTACTACGCTGGGAAAGCGAGCGTTATCTGGAGCGAAAGCTTTTGGAGCGGGCGGGTGTGAAGGTACCGAAGGTATTCGACTCACCTGAAGACATCGATCGCCCGGTCATCGTCAAGTTCCCCGGGGCCAGAGGGGGGCGTGGGTACTTCATCTGCTCCGACTCGGAAGAGTTCGAGGAGAAGGCGGAGCGGCTGATCGAAGACGGTGTTATCGACGAAGAAGATCTCGAGCAGGCACACATAGAGGAGTATGTGGTCGGGACCAACTTCTGCGTCCATTACTTCCGGTCGGTCGTGGAGGATACCGTCGAGGTCCTGGGGATGGATCGACGTTACGAGACCAACATC
Above is a window of Methanopyrus sp. SNP6 DNA encoding:
- a CDS encoding formate--phosphoribosylaminoimidazolecarboxamide ligase, which gives rise to MLSREEILEVLSEYDLKDLSIATLGSHTALHILKGAKEEGLRSVVVCEEGRTTPYERLGVADEIIVVESFQDMLDEEVQERLRELNAIVVPHGSFVAYVGLDGIENEFCVPMFGNRRLLRWESERYLERKLLERAGVKVPKVFDSPEDIDRPVIVKFPGARGGRGYFICSDSEEFEEKAERLIEDGVIDEEDLEQAHIEEYVVGTNFCVHYFRSVVEDTVEVLGMDRRYETNIDGLVRMPASDQLEAGLEPSYVISGNIPVVVRESLLVQLYEMGDRVVRASEDIEEPGFIGPFCLQTLCTENLEFYVFELSARIDGGTNVTFLPYAYLKFGEIVTMGRRIAKEVREARDKGLLEDVVT